A section of the Paenibacillus yonginensis genome encodes:
- a CDS encoding cache domain-containing sensor histidine kinase translates to MRNSVDAPKRKHRNPLGSLTVKQQLFLLFLVLGVPLFVLFSYGSWKTENVLKRHVTNAYIELNKQNFIIINRDTESINKITSTVIQNPLLQQIDMSGKDGILSRLSTYIKLENTLAGYSQAANGREPNYYSLYIYDPNNYYSFAPNYPEVRKAGVYFFTEDEKPDWYDEAVAKKGNGYLRILDQLSPFSPKEQTLGYVRAINNISQGGTIGVLVVTRMNDKFNEAFRNVSLPEGNIYLTDWDNRVLASTTDETNTLLDLPQEVSPPSKGEGVVDVITSDFIYVVNYNHYLGQKLVYQIPTKSLLQQQKEIKHVMQLISLVYAFAVFVLITYFWRALMTPLQKLAFFVRRYEPGGPVPRLPDHGQDNEVGILIRSTYEMASRLNGMVRNQYEMEIKQREAQLQILYQQINPHLLYNTLESIYWKSELEGSHESAEMIKELSKLMKISLSRGRELITLEEELEHARAYVKLQEHRYEYGCRVSWQLDNQPDVRGTLIPKVTLQPLIENAMIHGVKHMGEDGEIVVSTYEREDRVVIRIEDNGYKKVDFEALEKLLYDENPDHSLGYGIRNVQQRIRLHFGQPFGLSYRPREGGGTVVEMLLPKHSSQAEGEDQDV, encoded by the coding sequence TTGCGGAATTCCGTAGATGCTCCTAAGAGAAAACACCGGAATCCGCTGGGGAGCCTGACGGTTAAGCAGCAGCTGTTTCTGCTGTTTCTGGTGCTGGGCGTGCCTCTGTTCGTGTTGTTCAGCTATGGGAGCTGGAAGACGGAAAACGTGCTCAAAAGGCATGTCACTAACGCCTACATCGAGCTGAACAAACAAAACTTTATCATCATCAACAGAGACACGGAATCGATCAACAAAATTACGTCAACGGTGATTCAAAACCCGCTGCTGCAGCAGATTGACATGAGCGGAAAGGACGGCATTCTTTCACGGCTGAGCACCTACATCAAGCTGGAAAATACGCTGGCAGGCTACTCCCAGGCCGCGAATGGCAGGGAACCCAATTATTATTCGCTTTATATTTATGATCCGAACAATTATTATTCGTTTGCTCCCAATTACCCGGAGGTCCGCAAGGCGGGGGTTTATTTCTTCACAGAAGACGAGAAGCCGGACTGGTACGACGAAGCCGTAGCGAAGAAGGGCAACGGTTATCTGCGCATTCTCGACCAGCTTTCCCCTTTCAGTCCGAAGGAGCAGACCCTGGGTTATGTTCGGGCAATCAATAATATTTCGCAAGGGGGCACCATCGGCGTGCTTGTCGTTACCCGCATGAACGATAAGTTCAACGAAGCTTTCCGCAACGTATCGCTGCCCGAGGGCAATATCTATTTGACGGACTGGGACAATCGGGTGCTGGCCAGTACGACAGACGAGACGAACACCCTGCTGGATTTGCCGCAGGAGGTGTCTCCGCCGAGCAAAGGGGAAGGCGTTGTTGATGTCATAACCTCCGATTTCATTTATGTCGTGAACTATAATCATTATTTGGGCCAGAAGCTGGTTTATCAAATTCCGACCAAGTCCCTTCTGCAGCAGCAAAAAGAAATCAAACACGTCATGCAGCTGATCTCGCTGGTATACGCTTTTGCTGTGTTTGTGCTGATCACTTATTTCTGGAGGGCGCTGATGACACCGCTGCAGAAGCTGGCTTTTTTCGTGCGGAGGTATGAGCCTGGCGGCCCCGTTCCCAGACTGCCGGACCATGGCCAAGACAATGAGGTGGGCATCCTCATCCGCTCGACTTACGAGATGGCCAGCCGTTTAAACGGCATGGTCCGCAACCAGTATGAAATGGAAATTAAGCAAAGGGAAGCGCAGCTGCAAATTTTATATCAGCAGATCAATCCGCATTTGCTGTATAACACGCTGGAGAGCATCTATTGGAAAAGCGAGCTGGAAGGCAGCCACGAATCGGCTGAAATGATCAAGGAGCTGTCCAAACTGATGAAGATCAGCTTGAGCCGGGGACGCGAGCTGATCACGCTGGAAGAGGAGCTTGAGCACGCGCGCGCTTATGTCAAGCTGCAGGAGCATCGTTATGAATATGGGTGCAGGGTGAGCTGGCAGCTTGATAACCAGCCTGATGTACGCGGCACGCTGATTCCGAAGGTTACGCTGCAGCCGCTGATCGAGAATGCGATGATTCATGGTGTGAAGCATATGGGTGAAGACGGCGAAATCGTGGTTTCGACATATGAGCGGGAGGATCGGGTTGTGATTCGAATCGAAGATAACGGCTATAAGAAAGTCGATTTCGAAGCGCTGGAGAAGCTGCTTTATGACGAGAACCCGGACCATTCGTTAGGCTATGGCATTCGCAATGTACAGCAGCGCATTCGTCTGCATTTCGGCCAACCGTTCGGGCTGTCCTACCGGCCGCGGGAAGGCGGGGGAACGGTCGTGGAAATGCTGCTGCCGAAGCATTCGAGTCAAGCAGAAGGAGAGGATCAAGATGTATAA
- a CDS encoding response regulator has product MYNLLIVDDEPLICRGLQNLLATSGLDIEQIFTASSGHEALDYIRMEEVDLLITDIQMGSMSGIELMQQAKLVKPQLQAIIISAHETFQYAQMAIRLGAKDYLIKPLNSEQFLDTVRSTLLKLEKMQPKLEQFVMNLDEHFSMHDPQPEQAKLLNRLLDNPAAVLQETESGVKGHQAQWTVLEQLKLEGPYFAVIKVKLSREANPQRTLTDRDLQLFRYAALNIVQELLGQEWNFEACYSQDDQISIILQWQEGDDEDSAVHKLNQLEMIGRSLHHNLHTFLHIHAVIGISQILKGLLFLDVLNKQASRATLWNREHRDHYVFYYGDFNWGGYNQEPSDEEMNSQSNQIVEKTKAYIEQNYAQKGLTIHEVAKKNHVSPNYLSYLFKKNTGYNLWEYVIKLRMEESRQLIQHTDMRRYEIAEKVGYESPEHFSKIFKKYYGISPSEMKK; this is encoded by the coding sequence ATGTATAACCTGTTAATTGTGGATGATGAACCCTTAATTTGCCGGGGGCTGCAGAACCTGCTGGCTACCTCTGGGCTCGACATTGAACAGATTTTCACCGCCAGCAGCGGACACGAGGCTCTGGATTATATCCGCATGGAAGAAGTCGACCTGTTGATTACCGACATCCAAATGGGCTCGATGAGCGGCATCGAACTGATGCAGCAGGCCAAACTGGTAAAACCGCAGCTTCAGGCCATTATTATTTCAGCACATGAAACTTTTCAGTACGCCCAGATGGCCATCCGGCTCGGCGCCAAAGATTATTTAATCAAACCGCTGAACAGCGAACAGTTTCTCGATACCGTCCGCAGCACCCTGCTGAAGCTGGAGAAAATGCAGCCGAAGCTGGAGCAGTTCGTTATGAATCTGGATGAGCACTTCAGCATGCATGATCCGCAGCCGGAGCAAGCCAAACTGCTCAACCGGCTGCTGGACAATCCGGCGGCCGTGCTGCAAGAGACAGAGTCCGGCGTTAAGGGTCATCAAGCCCAATGGACCGTCTTGGAGCAGCTTAAGCTGGAGGGGCCTTATTTTGCCGTCATTAAAGTCAAATTAAGCCGGGAGGCCAATCCGCAGCGGACGCTTACCGACCGGGATTTGCAGCTGTTCCGGTATGCCGCGCTGAATATCGTTCAGGAGCTGTTGGGGCAGGAATGGAACTTCGAAGCTTGTTATTCGCAGGACGACCAAATCAGCATCATCCTGCAGTGGCAGGAAGGCGATGACGAGGATTCGGCCGTTCACAAGCTGAACCAGCTGGAGATGATCGGGCGCAGCCTGCACCATAATCTGCATACATTTCTGCATATCCATGCCGTGATCGGCATCAGCCAGATCCTCAAAGGCCTTCTTTTTCTGGATGTGCTGAACAAGCAGGCTAGCAGAGCGACCTTATGGAATCGTGAACACCGGGATCATTATGTGTTTTATTACGGCGATTTCAACTGGGGCGGCTACAATCAGGAGCCTTCCGACGAAGAGATGAATTCGCAGAGCAACCAGATCGTAGAGAAGACCAAGGCCTATATTGAACAGAATTACGCCCAGAAAGGGCTGACGATTCATGAAGTGGCGAAGAAAAACCATGTCAGTCCCAACTATCTGAGTTATCTCTTTAAGAAAAATACCGGCTACAACCTGTGGGAATACGTGATCAAGCTGCGGATGGAAGAAAGCAGGCAGCTGATCCAGCATACCGATATGCGGCGGTACGAGATTGCCGAGAAGGTCGGGTACGAGTCGCCCGAGCATTTTAGCAAAATTTTCAAAAAATATTACGGCATCAGCCCAAGCGAAATGAAGAAGTAA
- a CDS encoding carbohydrate ABC transporter permease has translation MGQSAIAAEQEIKPESAVHRRRNGRWKKHLWGYLFLLPALIIFVLFLWVPIIKGFVYSFYHVDFVKGNEFVGFDNYAKVFHDGDVLISIKNTFYYMLLCLAIGFWVPIAVSIAISELRKFQGFVRIAAYLPYVVPGVVLYGLWRWLYDPIGPINGVLTTLGFDPVSFISDSRWSMVSLVVMETWQQFGSAMLIYLAGVLAIPKDWYEASEIDGAGVWARIRHITLPSMKGLIVLMLILQLIGTSQAYQAQLAMLDGGPNKATLTYALLIVKYAFTSLDYGTATALGVLMFIVLGVLGILQFRLSKEDY, from the coding sequence ATGGGCCAATCCGCAATTGCCGCAGAACAGGAGATTAAGCCTGAATCCGCTGTTCACCGGAGAAGAAACGGCCGCTGGAAGAAGCATCTTTGGGGCTATTTATTTTTACTTCCAGCCTTGATTATTTTTGTGCTGTTTCTGTGGGTCCCGATTATTAAGGGGTTCGTGTACAGTTTTTATCATGTCGATTTCGTCAAGGGCAACGAGTTTGTCGGCTTTGACAACTACGCCAAAGTGTTCCATGACGGCGATGTGCTGATTTCCATTAAGAACACGTTTTATTACATGCTGCTTTGCCTTGCTATTGGCTTTTGGGTCCCTATCGCCGTATCGATCGCCATTTCGGAGCTTAGAAAGTTCCAGGGATTTGTACGGATTGCGGCCTATCTGCCCTACGTGGTACCGGGAGTGGTCCTCTACGGCTTGTGGAGATGGCTGTATGATCCGATTGGACCGATCAACGGAGTGCTGACAACGCTTGGCTTTGATCCTGTGTCGTTTATCTCCGACAGCAGGTGGTCCATGGTCTCGCTGGTGGTGATGGAGACCTGGCAGCAGTTCGGTTCGGCGATGCTGATCTACCTGGCTGGGGTGCTCGCCATCCCGAAGGACTGGTATGAAGCGTCCGAAATTGATGGCGCGGGCGTTTGGGCCCGTATCCGCCATATTACGCTGCCTTCGATGAAGGGGCTTATCGTACTGATGCTGATTCTGCAGCTGATCGGCACCTCCCAGGCTTACCAGGCCCAACTGGCCATGCTGGACGGCGGTCCGAACAAAGCGACCTTGACTTATGCGCTTCTGATCGTCAAGTATGCCTTCACCAGTTTGGATTACGGAACTGCAACCGCACTGGGTGTGCTGATGTTTATCGTACTTGGCGTGCTTGGCATTCTGCAGTTCAGACTGAGCAAGGAGGACTACTGA
- a CDS encoding carbohydrate ABC transporter permease codes for MAKHTHERGILSNHDLKKPMNRFVYGIMILFIVIMVLTMLYPILMTMFNGLKSNQEVNSFPPHFFPEQWNWDNFKEGWNYIDLVSFLKNTVFIFLGNMVMTVVILGLAAFSISRLNVPFKKAFYFFFLMTLFIPASSYMIPNFVNLKELGLLNSYLAFWLPAGANTFFFLLLKNFFDGIHIEIFEAGRIDGASEVASFFRIAVPLSLPIIFTLAIFTFSTAWNDWFWPSLVMQTEDKYTLATAIYKYVINVRALNTNIKFAILFMVMVPPIFVFLAFQKFIMRGVNMSAVKG; via the coding sequence ATGGCTAAGCATACACACGAACGCGGCATACTGTCGAATCACGATTTGAAGAAACCGATGAACCGGTTCGTTTACGGGATTATGATTCTGTTCATAGTCATTATGGTCTTAACGATGCTGTACCCGATCCTGATGACGATGTTTAATGGGCTTAAATCCAATCAGGAGGTCAACTCGTTCCCGCCGCATTTTTTCCCGGAGCAGTGGAATTGGGACAATTTCAAGGAGGGCTGGAATTACATTGACCTGGTCAGCTTCTTGAAAAATACCGTGTTCATCTTCCTGGGCAACATGGTGATGACCGTTGTCATTCTTGGTTTGGCCGCCTTCAGCATCTCTCGGCTGAACGTGCCGTTTAAGAAAGCTTTTTATTTCTTCTTCCTGATGACGTTGTTTATTCCGGCGTCCAGCTACATGATCCCGAACTTCGTTAACCTGAAGGAGCTAGGGCTGCTCAACAGTTATCTGGCGTTCTGGCTGCCGGCCGGGGCCAATACGTTTTTCTTCCTGCTGCTGAAGAATTTCTTCGACGGCATCCACATTGAAATCTTTGAAGCGGGCCGGATCGACGGGGCTTCCGAGGTGGCAAGCTTCTTCCGGATTGCCGTGCCGCTGTCGCTGCCGATTATTTTTACACTGGCGATCTTTACGTTCTCAACAGCCTGGAATGACTGGTTCTGGCCGTCTCTGGTCATGCAGACCGAAGACAAATATACGCTGGCCACCGCGATCTATAAGTACGTGATTAACGTGCGGGCGCTGAACACCAACATCAAGTTTGCAATTTTGTTTATGGTCATGGTGCCGCCGATTTTCGTATTCCTGGCCTTCCAGAAGTTTATTATGCGCGGCGTCAACATGTCTGCCGTCAAAGGCTGA
- a CDS encoding ABC transporter substrate-binding protein, whose protein sequence is MRKFTAVLLCLLMTGSILAACGGGNNSKNNASGNAGSSNNPASASTNSGGDASASTDDIASRKVTIKIHYPTPDLTEMRAQEDDKIKRFQEVYPNVEIVKDDWQYSVNEIGIKMASNEAPTFYNTFATEAKFLIEKGWVADITDLYNNWEFKDQMNPVLQDQFIVDGKVYGIAQNGYITSTVVNKKLLDAKSVAVPPLDWTWDDMYNAAKGVAEPKKGIAGIAPMGKGNEAGWNWTNFLYEAGGDIEKVEGGKVTQTFNSDAAVKALDFYKKLKWEANAIPQDWALGWGDAIAAFKEGRAAMVIAGAADIIEPALNQGGMKPEDVLTYPMPAAEAGGKHTGILGGNYLVINPNATKDEQEMAFRYITFDYFSDKGLEATEAIIKDRQKDGKYYVPQLIDYYKEDSEFGQKAKAIYDKYDNVYKYDPNILALLDGKPEAQYGTQDYYGAMSNVIQEAFSKKGTDSKKQIEEAANTVQTKFFDAVKAE, encoded by the coding sequence ATGCGCAAGTTTACGGCGGTGCTTCTGTGCCTGCTAATGACCGGCAGTATCCTGGCTGCATGCGGCGGGGGCAACAACAGCAAAAATAACGCCTCCGGCAATGCGGGCAGCAGCAACAATCCTGCAAGCGCTTCAACGAACAGCGGAGGCGACGCTTCGGCTTCCACCGATGATATCGCGAGCCGGAAAGTGACGATCAAAATTCATTATCCTACGCCTGACCTGACGGAAATGAGGGCTCAGGAGGACGATAAAATCAAGCGGTTTCAGGAAGTTTATCCGAATGTAGAGATCGTTAAAGACGACTGGCAGTATTCGGTGAACGAAATCGGCATCAAGATGGCTTCCAACGAAGCGCCAACCTTCTACAACACTTTTGCGACCGAAGCGAAATTCCTGATCGAAAAAGGCTGGGTAGCCGATATCACCGATCTCTATAACAATTGGGAATTCAAAGACCAGATGAATCCGGTTTTGCAAGACCAGTTCATTGTGGACGGCAAGGTATACGGCATCGCGCAAAACGGCTACATCACTTCGACCGTTGTGAACAAAAAGCTGCTTGACGCCAAGAGCGTAGCCGTTCCGCCGCTCGATTGGACTTGGGACGATATGTACAATGCGGCCAAAGGGGTAGCGGAGCCTAAGAAAGGCATCGCCGGCATTGCCCCGATGGGTAAAGGCAACGAAGCGGGCTGGAACTGGACGAACTTCCTGTACGAAGCCGGCGGAGACATCGAGAAGGTGGAAGGCGGCAAAGTGACGCAAACCTTCAACTCCGATGCAGCAGTCAAGGCTCTCGATTTCTACAAAAAGCTGAAATGGGAAGCTAATGCCATTCCGCAGGACTGGGCGCTTGGCTGGGGCGATGCCATTGCCGCCTTTAAGGAAGGCCGTGCAGCGATGGTGATCGCAGGTGCAGCCGATATTATCGAACCGGCGCTGAATCAAGGCGGCATGAAACCTGAAGACGTACTGACTTACCCAATGCCTGCAGCTGAAGCTGGCGGCAAACATACCGGCATCCTTGGCGGCAATTATTTGGTAATCAACCCGAACGCTACGAAAGACGAGCAGGAAATGGCGTTCCGCTACATTACCTTTGATTACTTCTCCGACAAGGGGCTTGAAGCTACCGAAGCGATTATTAAAGACCGTCAAAAGGACGGCAAATATTATGTGCCTCAGCTGATCGACTATTATAAAGAAGATTCCGAATTCGGCCAAAAAGCCAAAGCGATCTACGACAAATATGACAACGTGTACAAATATGATCCGAACATCCTGGCTTTGCTGGACGGCAAACCGGAAGCCCAATACGGCACACAGGATTATTACGGAGCGATGTCCAATGTGATTCAGGAAGCCTTCTCGAAGAAAGGCACGGACAGCAAGAAACAGATCGAAGAAGCAGCGAACACGGTGCAAACGAAGTTCTTTGATGCAGTGAAGGCTGAATAG
- a CDS encoding SDR family NAD(P)-dependent oxidoreductase — translation MKQTAFVTGANKGIGFEIAQQLGEAGWKVLLGARDAERGNAAAAKLTSKGMDVEFVQIDMNDLTSIEQAARTIKEKYSDLKLLINNAGMPGAFSSSFTDTREEDLRNAFEVNFFGTFRLNQRLFPLIKQNEGTVLNVSTDMASLDHMQNAESTLNAFDYNSSKTANNAMTLAMAYEVRGSKAQVFAVTPGFTSTDLNGNAPGGKSKEAGAAIIVGYATDGKRHNGEFLDANGVYAW, via the coding sequence ATGAAACAAACTGCTTTTGTAACTGGCGCAAATAAAGGAATTGGCTTTGAGATCGCACAACAGCTGGGTGAAGCCGGATGGAAGGTTCTGCTTGGCGCGCGTGACGCCGAACGCGGAAATGCTGCAGCAGCCAAGTTGACCTCCAAAGGGATGGATGTAGAATTTGTGCAAATTGATATGAATGACTTGACAAGCATTGAGCAGGCTGCCCGTACGATTAAAGAAAAGTATTCCGACTTAAAGCTGCTGATTAACAACGCCGGCATGCCGGGCGCGTTCTCCAGCTCTTTTACCGACACCCGGGAAGAAGATTTGCGGAACGCCTTTGAAGTGAACTTCTTCGGCACTTTCCGGCTGAACCAGCGTTTGTTCCCTTTGATCAAACAGAACGAAGGAACCGTCTTAAACGTGTCGACCGATATGGCTTCTCTGGATCACATGCAGAATGCGGAATCCACATTAAACGCGTTCGACTATAACTCCTCGAAGACAGCCAACAATGCCATGACGCTGGCGATGGCCTATGAGGTTAGAGGCAGCAAAGCTCAAGTATTTGCTGTAACGCCAGGATTCACATCTACCGATCTGAATGGCAATGCTCCAGGCGGCAAATCCAAAGAAGCCGGGGCTGCCATTATCGTAGGTTATGCCACGGACGGTAAACGTCATAACGGCGAATTCCTGGACGCAAATGGCGTTTATGCTTGGTAA
- a CDS encoding MerR family transcriptional regulator has protein sequence MLTIGEVAKEVGLNIGAIRFYERKGLLEPAARSEQNNRLYTEHELNWLVFIKCLRETGMSVEDIKKYYDKVQEGTATLPERIKLIQDQKQKLLNDIEMKKAQLVHLERKLERYYRGENY, from the coding sequence ATGCTGACGATCGGAGAAGTAGCGAAAGAGGTCGGTTTAAATATAGGCGCGATCCGTTTCTATGAAAGAAAAGGCCTGCTGGAACCGGCTGCCCGCAGCGAGCAGAACAACCGTTTATATACGGAGCATGAGCTGAACTGGCTGGTGTTTATCAAATGCCTGCGCGAAACCGGAATGAGCGTGGAGGATATTAAAAAATATTACGACAAGGTCCAGGAAGGAACCGCAACCCTGCCGGAACGAATTAAATTGATTCAGGATCAGAAGCAGAAGCTGCTGAACGATATAGAAATGAAGAAAGCTCAGCTGGTTCATTTGGAACGGAAGCTGGAACGTTACTACCGCGGCGAGAACTACTAG
- a CDS encoding glutamate-1-semialdehyde 2,1-aminomutase → MNTHAHRPHSERLYQEALQHIVGGVNSPSRSFKAVGGGAPVFMKKASGAHFWDVDDNRYIDYLAAYGPIITGHAHPHITEAIAKAAANGTLYGTPTTLEIQLAKMLKEAIPSMDKVRFVNSGTEAVMTTIRVARAYTKRNKIIKFAGCYHGHSDLVLVAAGSGPSTLGIPDSAGIPTSIAHEVITVPFNDADSLKAALDKWGSEVAAVMVEPIVGNFGMVMPKPGFLEDLCRLAREYGALVIYDEVITAFRFHYGSAQTFAGLSNHEAIKPDLTALGKIIGGGLPIGAYGGSKEVMEQVAPLGPAYQAGTMAGNPASISAGIACLEVLQGEGVYDEMNRLATRLTEGLASSAAQYGVPLTINQIRGSFSAHFCNHPVTNYDEAQDTDGEAFAAFFRHMLDQGINLAPSKYEAWFLTTAHTDEDIDLTLTAAHEAFKRMGSGK, encoded by the coding sequence GTGAACACTCATGCTCATCGTCCCCATTCCGAGCGCCTCTACCAGGAAGCGCTCCAACATATCGTAGGCGGCGTCAACAGCCCCTCCCGTTCTTTCAAAGCCGTTGGCGGGGGAGCGCCCGTATTTATGAAGAAAGCCAGCGGAGCCCATTTCTGGGATGTAGATGACAACCGCTATATTGATTATTTGGCCGCTTACGGTCCGATCATCACCGGACATGCCCATCCGCATATTACCGAAGCCATTGCGAAAGCGGCTGCCAACGGCACGCTTTACGGCACACCAACCACCCTGGAGATCCAGCTGGCTAAAATGCTGAAAGAAGCCATCCCTTCCATGGACAAGGTTCGTTTCGTCAACTCCGGCACGGAAGCCGTTATGACGACAATCCGTGTGGCCCGCGCCTATACGAAACGCAATAAAATCATTAAATTCGCCGGCTGTTACCACGGCCATTCCGACCTGGTGCTTGTTGCCGCGGGTTCCGGCCCTTCCACGCTGGGCATTCCGGACAGCGCAGGCATTCCAACCAGCATCGCGCATGAGGTCATCACCGTACCCTTTAATGATGCTGACTCGCTTAAAGCCGCTCTGGATAAATGGGGCAGCGAAGTTGCCGCCGTTATGGTCGAACCGATTGTCGGCAACTTCGGCATGGTGATGCCGAAGCCAGGTTTCCTGGAAGACTTGTGCCGGTTGGCCCGCGAATACGGCGCGCTGGTTATTTACGACGAAGTTATTACGGCGTTCCGCTTCCACTATGGTTCCGCCCAAACATTCGCCGGGCTCAGCAACCACGAAGCGATCAAACCGGATTTGACCGCACTTGGCAAAATCATCGGCGGCGGCCTGCCAATCGGAGCTTATGGCGGCAGCAAAGAAGTCATGGAACAAGTTGCGCCGCTTGGCCCTGCTTACCAGGCCGGAACGATGGCCGGCAACCCGGCTTCCATCTCTGCCGGCATCGCCTGCCTGGAAGTGCTGCAGGGCGAAGGCGTGTACGACGAAATGAACCGCCTTGCCACCCGCCTGACAGAGGGACTTGCTTCTTCGGCGGCACAATATGGTGTTCCGCTGACGATCAATCAGATCCGCGGCTCCTTCTCGGCCCACTTCTGCAACCATCCGGTGACCAACTACGATGAAGCCCAGGATACGGACGGCGAAGCATTTGCCGCTTTCTTCCGCCACATGCTGGACCAGGGCATTAATCTCGCCCCTTCCAAATATGAAGCCTGGTTCCTGACCACGGCACATACGGATGAGGACATTGATCTTACGCTGACTGCGGCGCATGAAGCCTTCAAACGGATGGGCTCCGGTAAATAA
- a CDS encoding LCP family protein, with protein sequence MTKRTKRITLWSVIGVLVVVLAFAAYYFFAIYRQIDDFSKEGEDSPFYQVQPSHTKAEEPPKWEGTERVNILLMGVDARGLQKGEVPRSDSMLVASIDPVSKQGSLFSIMRDTYVDIPDHGRERINTAITHGPDVAMKTVSDLLGIPIQYYVYTDFQGFIALVDAVGGIDFDVEKDMHYTSAADDHQYDIDLKKGMQHLDGKTALEYVRFRHDALSDFARTERQRNFLAAVADKLKSTTSIMNLPTILNKVNPYVDTNLSVTDMWKLATVGYKTEMNASEQIPPMELLKEENVGGASVIGIKDEEALKQYVQDSLNKTAEEPSSSPDADESTDGGSVNAAGTSGSENAEASPTPSP encoded by the coding sequence ATGACAAAAAGAACGAAACGGATCACCCTTTGGTCCGTCATAGGCGTACTGGTTGTGGTATTGGCCTTTGCCGCCTATTATTTTTTCGCCATTTACAGGCAGATCGACGATTTTAGCAAAGAAGGCGAGGACTCCCCTTTTTACCAGGTGCAGCCTAGCCATACCAAAGCCGAGGAGCCTCCGAAATGGGAAGGCACCGAACGGGTTAATATTCTGCTCATGGGCGTTGATGCCCGCGGCCTGCAGAAAGGCGAAGTGCCAAGGTCTGATTCCATGCTAGTCGCTTCCATTGATCCGGTTAGCAAACAAGGCTCTCTATTTTCGATTATGCGTGATACTTATGTCGATATTCCCGATCATGGACGGGAGCGGATCAATACCGCCATTACCCATGGACCCGATGTTGCCATGAAGACCGTATCCGATCTGCTCGGAATTCCGATCCAATATTATGTCTATACCGACTTCCAAGGGTTTATCGCGCTGGTAGACGCTGTGGGAGGCATTGATTTCGATGTCGAGAAAGACATGCACTACACCAGTGCTGCAGACGACCACCAATACGACATTGATTTGAAAAAAGGCATGCAGCATCTGGATGGCAAAACGGCGCTGGAATACGTCCGGTTCCGTCATGATGCCTTGTCCGACTTCGCCCGTACAGAGCGGCAGCGCAACTTCCTGGCCGCCGTCGCCGATAAGCTGAAGAGCACAACGTCCATTATGAACCTGCCAACCATCTTGAACAAGGTTAATCCTTATGTCGATACCAATCTTTCCGTAACCGATATGTGGAAGCTTGCAACCGTTGGTTATAAAACGGAGATGAACGCCAGCGAACAGATTCCGCCTATGGAGCTGCTCAAGGAAGAGAACGTGGGAGGCGCTTCGGTAATCGGCATCAAAGACGAGGAAGCCCTCAAGCAATACGTTCAGGATTCCCTTAACAAAACGGCTGAAGAACCTTCATCCAGCCCGGATGCGGACGAGTCGACGGACGGCGGTTCTGTCAATGCTGCCGGAACCTCCGGATCGGAGAATGCGGAAGCCAGTCCTACACCGTCCCCGTAA
- the bcp gene encoding thioredoxin-dependent thiol peroxidase, with protein MAELGQDELKPGQPVPDFTLPSSTGGDISLSDYKGRPVVLYFYPKDQTPACTQEACDFRDRAAYYERHGAVLLGISGDDLKSHGRFAAKHELPFPLLSDVDHEVCRLFGVWQLKKMYGREYEGIVRSTFLIDAEGKLARAWRKVKVKNHAEEVLEAVKQLSDAGAGK; from the coding sequence ATGGCTGAACTTGGACAAGATGAACTTAAGCCAGGACAACCCGTTCCGGATTTTACGCTTCCGTCCAGCACGGGTGGGGATATATCGCTAAGCGATTATAAAGGCCGGCCGGTTGTTCTTTATTTCTATCCGAAGGATCAGACGCCCGCTTGTACGCAGGAAGCCTGTGATTTTCGGGATCGGGCAGCCTATTATGAACGTCATGGAGCCGTTCTGTTAGGCATCAGCGGCGATGATCTGAAGAGCCACGGCCGCTTTGCGGCCAAACATGAGCTGCCGTTCCCGCTGCTGTCGGATGTGGATCATGAGGTATGCCGGCTGTTCGGCGTCTGGCAGCTCAAGAAAATGTATGGCAGAGAATACGAAGGTATTGTGCGCTCCACCTTCCTGATCGACGCTGAGGGCAAGCTGGCCCGGGCATGGCGGAAGGTTAAGGTGAAAAACCACGCCGAAGAGGTGCTGGAAGCCGTCAAGCAGCTTTCGGACGCTGGAGCAGGGAAGTAA